The Microplitis mediator isolate UGA2020A chromosome 8, iyMicMedi2.1, whole genome shotgun sequence genome has a window encoding:
- the LOC130672733 gene encoding dystroglycan 1-like isoform X2: MKLILLSFIIPLALGLTFQEDDLVFDDVSDDSQPISSASPSTNQPSESSSESSQASSHYHKDLKIKDIANVESPFPQANVTTTVGHIFKFKISKQSFGSSVNHYEIRSSGNNNKALPHWLYYDEATTTLMGVPAKKDVGQHHLSIKAYYTYGDIINSLFTIKVLPEKTDEVKHKDGKTHCRESEEQTLMTILLDVKFDDLKPVKKVHAIEKLASSLGLHVSAFSMHGRSTKDESASEDSRIILTGPGNVKRRKEKHSTSIQWQVGCDGHLWKHQAELLKQIKKQARDKTLAKTIQLPVLLWRVKTYSNDLIRSRREAGSGDYARHNNRNNNNNNNNNDNDDDYDDENYDYDESYDEDRDDRDDPEDNEPITTLPPRPISGFESREELHPHRHHHGQETSISIKAEEEIDEHDIIPVIDRKYSESSPSTSAPTTQSTTKPDFEFTENITEYPTVITELNPLTTETLATETTELLTTPTPTTTAPTTPTPTPAPSTTTTTTTTWIPPTTITSTISTTSASSTTSTTTTMTSTTLTTPTLAPTEEIVTTEKVVYRVRNYPPRQDRRLEKIRVTAGKPLSYFIPANTFSDIEDGDTRNLRLSLYLKGSPLKSTHWLQFNEQTQEIYGLPLDEHVSRWDYDLVAADREGLNVSDRLDIYVQQHKLTRSVNHDFSIYLRIDKRSRFPTAIDWQLKIIRGLAQLYGDKDPSSITVRTIQISEDQAVFTWTNDTIPPSSECPKEAINRLYHVLVASNDGDPSSMLQHHLGPEIRVKRVAFHGHGQCEHSFTRISPQVPEVSTQEPKVNDPPMPRNQVDHITARVGQLLIYRVPEDTFYDPEDGPTRHLRLSLLHGDRTPIASYEWLQFDVNNQEFYGVPLKTDSKRREYQLIAVDKEGATANDNLVVEVKSADVSKASAEFTIKLGVDYDTFIGSAMMKKNFILRLRDLFGDKDTDAISLMTITPVGHKNTMITWRNTTLPVAYCPNSEIQRLSEVLFVKPDNKELTNRIERIMGMEFPVDQLTLTPMGICLGEFTRVHSHDGGLGIDDEDERGGRRGSGARGGVDNDDYLITFVLPAIIIAAMLALAGIIACILYRRKRSGKMSVSEHADERQSFRSKGIPVIFQDELEEKPEPGDKAPVILKEEKPPLPPPEYLRSEDGADQPMLSQENSEEPYQPPPPFARTSDNTRQNRPKPTPTYRKPPPYVPP, from the exons ATGAAGCTAATCCTGCTCTCGTTTATTATACCCCTGGCACTGGGTCTGACATTTCAAGAAGACGACCTGGTGTTTGACGACGTGAGCGATGATTCCCAGCCCATATCATCCGCTTCACCTTCAACTAATCAGCCTTCCGAGAGTTCTTCCGAGTCTTCTCAAGCTTCTAGTCATTATCACAAggacttaaaaataaaagacatcGCAAATGTCGAGAGCCCGTTTCCCCAAGCCAATGTCACCACAACAGTCGgccatatttttaaattcaaaatatcaaaacaaTCTTTTGGTAGCAGCGTAAATCACTATGAG ATACGAAGCAGCGGGAACAATAACAAAGCATTGCCACACTGGCTATATTACGATGAAGCAACGACAACATTGATGGGTGTGCCGGCTAAAAAAGATGTAGGCCAGCATCACTTGTCCATAAAAGCTTATTACACTTACGGtgatattattaatagtttatTCACTATTAAAGTATTGCCGGAAAAGACCGATGAAGTTAAACACAAAGATGgcaaa actcACTGTCGAGAGTCGGAAGAACAAACACTCATGACTATTCTACTGGACgttaaatttgatgatttgAAACCGGTTAAAAAAGTTCATGCCATCGAAAAACTTGCAAGCAGTCTTGGATTACACGTC AGTGCATTTTCAATGCATGGTCGCAGTACAAAAGATGAAAGTGCATCGGAAGACTCACGAATAATTCTCACGGGTCCAGGTAACGTGAAACGTAGGAAAGAAAAACATTCGACGTCAATTCAATGGCAG GTCGGCTGCGACGGACATTTGTGGAAGCATCAAGCAGAActtttgaaacaaataaaGAAACAAGCGCGTGACAAGACTCTAGCTAAGACGATACAGCTTCCAGTTCTACTATGGCGCGTTAAGACTTATTCCAATGACCTGATTCGTAGCCGCCGTGAGGCTGGTTCTGGTGACTACGCCAGACACAATaatcgtaataataataataacaataataataatgacaatgacGATGATTACGACGACGAAAATTATGATTACGATGAATCCTATGACGAAGATCGTGATGATCGCGATGATCCTGAAGACAATGAACCGATTACTACTTTACCTCCAAGACCCATTTCAGGTTTTGAATCTCGTGAAGAATTACATCCGCACCGCCATCATCATGGTCAAGAAACTTCAATTAGTATCaaa GCTGAGGAAGAAATCGATGAACATGATATTATACCGGTTATCGATCGTAAATATTCAGAGTCTAGTCCATCGACATCAGCTCCGACAACTCAATCGACAACTAAACCG gaCTTTGAATTTACTGAAAATATAACCGAGTACCCTACGGTTATAACGGAATTAAATCCGTTGACTACTGAGACACTCGCCACAGAGACAACTGAGCTTCTCACTACCCCCACTCCTACAACAACGGCTCCGACTACTCCCACTCCTACTCCAGCTCCCAGTACCACCACTACCACCACCACAACTTGGATTCCTCCGACCACAATTACCTCCACCATCAGCACTACCTCAGCTTCAAGCACAACTTCTACCACTACAACGATGACTTCAACGACTTTAACAACTCCAACATTAGCCCCGACGGAAGAAATAGTTACAACTGAGAAAGTTGTGTATCGAGTTCGAAACTATCCCCCTCGACAAGATAGACGACTAGAGAAGATACGTGTTACTGCTGGTAAACCGTTGAGTTACTTTATACCAGCTAATACATTCAGTGATATTGAGGATGGTGACACTCGTAACTTGAGATTGAGTTTGTATCTCAAGGGAAGTCCGCTAAAAAGTACACACTGGCTACAATTTAATGAACAAACCCAAGAGATTTACGGATT ACCATTGGATGAACATGTATCGAGATGGGATTACGATCTTGTTGCCGCGGATCGTGAAGGTCTTAATGTATCAGATCGGCTTGATATTTATGTACAGCAGCATAAATTAACGCGATCAGTTAATCACGACTtcagtatttatttaagaattgATAAACGGTCTCGATTCCCTACGGCAATTGATTGGCAATTAAAG ATAATCAGAGGCCTTGCTCAACTCTATGGTGACAAGGATCCAAGCAGCATAACTGTCCGTACAATTCAAATCAGTGAAGACCAAGCCGTTTTTACTTGGACTAATGACACAATACCTCCAAGCTCCGAGTGTCCTAAAGAAGCCATAAATCGTCTGTACCACGTCCTAGTGGCTTCTAATGATGGAGACCCTAGTTCTATGCTTCAACATCATCTAGGTCCAGAGATCCGGGTCAAACGGGTCGCATTCCACGGGCACGGTCAATGTGAGCATTCATTTACACGAATTAGTCCCCAAGTACCAGAAGTTTCTACTCAAGAGCCCAAAGTTAATGATCCTCCGATGCCAAGAAATCAAGTTGATCATATTACCGCCCGAGTTGGCCAATTGCTGATCTACCGAGTACCTGAAGACACATTTTATGATCCCGAAGATGGGCCAACTCGTCATTTGCGACTCTCTTTACTCCATGGTGATCGTACACCAATAGCATCATATGAATGGTTGCAATTTGATGTAAATAATCAAGAATTTTATGGAGTTCCACTTAAAACAGATTCGAAACGTCGAGAATATCAGCTGATTGCGGTTGATAAAGAAGGTGCGACTGCTAATGACAATTTAGTGGTTGAGGTCAAGTCGGCGGACGTTTCGAAAGCAAGCGCTGaatttactattaaattaGGAGTTGATTATGACACATTTATTGGATCTGCAATGATGAAAAAGAACTTTATTCTTAGATTGAGAGATTTGTTTGGTGATAAAGATACGGATGCTATTTCATTGATGACAATAACACCAGTTGGGCATAAAAATACAATGATCACATGGAGGAATACAACTTTACCGGTTGCTTATTGTCCTAATAGTGAGATACAAAGGCTAAGTGAAGTCTTATTTGTTAAACCAGATAACAAAGAACTGACAAATAGAATTGAgagaattatgggaatggaATTCCCTGTTGATCAATTAACTTTGACACCGATGGGAATTTGTTTGGGCGAGTTTACGAGAGTTCACTCTCATGATGGAGGACTTGGTATTGATGATGAAGATGAACGAGGAGGAAGACGAGGCTCTGGAGCACGAGGCGGCGTGGATAATGATGACTATCTTATTACTTTTGTCTTGCCGGCTATAATTATTGCTGCGATGCTTGCGCTCGCGGGTATTATTGCTTGTATACTGTACAGAAGGAAGAGAAGTGGGAAGATGAGTGTCAGTGAACACGCGGACGAAAGACAGAGCTTTAGAAGTAAAGGAATCCCGGTTATTTTCCAGGATGAGTTGGAAGAAAAACCTGAACcag GTGATAAAGCACCAGTGATattaaaagaagaaaaacCGCCGCTACCACCACCGGAGTATTTGCGCTCAGAAGACGGCGCGGACCAGCCAATGCTATCACAAGAAAACTCAGAAGAACCATATCAACCTCCGCCGCCATTCGCTCGCACATCTGACAACACGCGTCAAAATCGCCCGAAACCAACGCCGACTTACAGAAAACCACCTCCGTACGTACCACCCTAA
- the LOC130673369 gene encoding golgin subfamily A member 6-like protein 24, producing the protein MVRGKNATSKGGHTSTPYNTRSKQVYQGLLDRWVNSQQKEVAARKINSEADKNQVNKKLVMDERAGGDDETAKGAAKHGGDEKQRENHSTVVSTEERDTNVNEKKNDNSDLSDDESESGDERTIINAEELGNDENLNAETESVDEVEKEKSDGNSVKNDGYKEDKINNKNKNNNKETQREAEGNEGPIPWVELVEMMSDMVRERLDEREEEKERERYLKIENTMWQLAKKIEKKVENRLEQMSGNTREKQVCEKCGTRRDEENAMRLERDRLIRRWEEERSRLIKRCERAEERVRSMEKKQRDEQARGTNDGLSYKAWEYEMPGVVEEMSRVGWEWKEMEKQRLASNQRNTCESWLRGDTIHRMQLEKANVENAAREKEKGWSNRDKEYKEVEKRAEQPRAVPRKLNDAEYEIERAKREERKLNLFIRHSLASNLEAVKIIQTKTGLNIDKMEKRYIGERTIKVKFGKMSEKISFLKNRWELREKYIFLDNDETEREIEIIKWMRQLENEERRKGTNTKRGYMKICINGVWWYWDEKEGLSRVKPPAL; encoded by the coding sequence ATGGTACGCGGGAAAAACGCAACAAGTAAAGGCGGGCATACCAGTACGCCGTATAATACGAGAAGCAAGCAGGTATATCAGGGCCTCCTGGACAGGTGGGTGAACAGCCAACAAAAAGAGGTGGCagcgagaaaaataaatagcgAAGCGGATAAAAAccaggtaaataaaaaattagtcatGGATGAAAGAGCTGGTGGGGATGACGAAACCGCAAAGGGGGCAGCAAAACATGGAGGGGATGAAAAGCAGAGGGAAAATCACAGCACGGTGGTGAGTACCGAGGAACGTGACACAAATGTAAACGAAAAGAAAAATGATAACAGTGACCTGAGTGATGATGAAAGTGAGAGTGGGGATGAAAGGACAATAATTAACGCAGAAGAGTTGGGGAATGATGAGAATTTAAACGCAGAGACAGAGAGTGTTGACGAGGTTGAGAAAGAAAAAAGTGATGGGAACAGCGTAAAGAACGATGGCTACAAGGAggacaaaattaataataaaaataaaaataacaacaaggAAACCCAAAGGGAGGCGGAAGGCAATGAAGGGCCGATACCATGGGTGGAATTGGTAGAAATGATGAGTGACATGGTAAGAGAAAGGCTGGATGAAAGAGAAGAGGAAAAAGAAAGAGAGAGGtatctaaaaattgaaaacacGATGTGGCagttagcaaaaaaaatagaaaagaaaGTCGAAAACAGACTGGAGCAAATGTCGGGAAATACGCGTGAAAAACAAGTCTGTGAAAAATGTGGGACCAGAAGAGATGAAGAAAATGCGATGAGACTGGAACGGGACAGGTTGATAAGAAGATGGGAGGAAGAGAGAAGCAGATTAATAAAAAGATGTGAAAGAGCAGAGGAGAGAGTGAGaagtatggaaaaaaaacagAGAGATGAGCAAGCAAGGGGGACGAATGATGGACTAAGTTATAAAGCATGGGAATATGAAATGCCAGGGGTAGTGGAGGAGATGAGCCGGGTTGGATGGGAATGGAAAGAGATGGAGAAGCAAAGACTCGCGTCAAATCAAAGGAATACGTGCGAAAGCTGGTTGAGAGGAGATACAATACATAGAATGCAATTGGAGAAAGCAAATGTAGAAAATGCAGCAAGGGAGAAAGAGAAGGGATGGAGCAACAGGGACAAGGAATACAAGGAGGTCGAGAAGAGAGCAGAACAGCCAAGGGCTGTGCCGAGAAAACTAAATGATGCGGAGTATGAAATTGAAAGAGCAAAGAGAGAAGAAAGGAAATTAAACTTGTTTATTAGGCATAGCCTGGCAAGCAATTTGGAAGCGGTTAAGATAATACAAACAAAAACCGGATTGAATATCGATAAGATGGAGAAAAGATATATAGGAGAAAGAACAATAAAAGTGAAATTTGGAAAGATGAGTGAAAAAATCTCGTTCCTGAAAAACAGATGGGAACTAAGAGAAAAATACATCTTCCTGGACAACGATGAGACAGAgagagaaatagaaataataaaatggatGAGGCAGCTAGAAAACGAGGAGAGAAGGAAAGGTACAAACACAAAAAGAGGGTACATGAAAATTTGTATAAATGGAGTATGGTGGTACTGGGACGAGAAAGAAGGACTAAGCAGGGTGAAACCGCCAGCTCTATGA
- the LOC130672733 gene encoding dystroglycan 1-like isoform X1, which produces MKLILLSFIIPLALGLTFQEDDLVFDDVSDDSQPISSASPSTNQPSESSSESSQASSHYHKDLKIKDIANVESPFPQANVTTTVGHIFKFKISKQSFGSSVNHYEIRSSGNNNKALPHWLYYDEATTTLMGVPAKKDVGQHHLSIKAYYTYGDIINSLFTIKVLPEKTDEVKHKDGKTHCRESEEQTLMTILLDVKFDDLKPVKKVHAIEKLASSLGLHVSAFSMHGRSTKDESASEDSRIILTGPGNVKRRKEKHSTSIQWQVGCDGHLWKHQAELLKQIKKQARDKTLAKTIQLPVLLWRVKTYSNDLIRSRREAGSGDYARHNNRNNNNNNNNNDNDDDYDDENYDYDESYDEDRDDRDDPEDNEPITTLPPRPISGFESREELHPHRHHHGQETSISIKAEEEIDEHDIIPVIDRKYSESSPSTSAPTTQSTTKPTTIEQTTPLSTTPQEETPTSTTPSTTVSTVTEKTEPEDDDIDTTDINDIINENNINLNNNNNKQSTLEIETETTVVPTTFLTTLPTSSSTISASTDEIKATTTTTTTTTTTTSSTSTSPSPSTTVATVFAVNDTIDEDFEFTENITEYPTVITELNPLTTETLATETTELLTTPTPTTTAPTTPTPTPAPSTTTTTTTTWIPPTTITSTISTTSASSTTSTTTTMTSTTLTTPTLAPTEEIVTTEKVVYRVRNYPPRQDRRLEKIRVTAGKPLSYFIPANTFSDIEDGDTRNLRLSLYLKGSPLKSTHWLQFNEQTQEIYGLPLDEHVSRWDYDLVAADREGLNVSDRLDIYVQQHKLTRSVNHDFSIYLRIDKRSRFPTAIDWQLKIIRGLAQLYGDKDPSSITVRTIQISEDQAVFTWTNDTIPPSSECPKEAINRLYHVLVASNDGDPSSMLQHHLGPEIRVKRVAFHGHGQCEHSFTRISPQVPEVSTQEPKVNDPPMPRNQVDHITARVGQLLIYRVPEDTFYDPEDGPTRHLRLSLLHGDRTPIASYEWLQFDVNNQEFYGVPLKTDSKRREYQLIAVDKEGATANDNLVVEVKSADVSKASAEFTIKLGVDYDTFIGSAMMKKNFILRLRDLFGDKDTDAISLMTITPVGHKNTMITWRNTTLPVAYCPNSEIQRLSEVLFVKPDNKELTNRIERIMGMEFPVDQLTLTPMGICLGEFTRVHSHDGGLGIDDEDERGGRRGSGARGGVDNDDYLITFVLPAIIIAAMLALAGIIACILYRRKRSGKMSVSEHADERQSFRSKGIPVIFQDELEEKPEPGDKAPVILKEEKPPLPPPEYLRSEDGADQPMLSQENSEEPYQPPPPFARTSDNTRQNRPKPTPTYRKPPPYVPP; this is translated from the exons ATGAAGCTAATCCTGCTCTCGTTTATTATACCCCTGGCACTGGGTCTGACATTTCAAGAAGACGACCTGGTGTTTGACGACGTGAGCGATGATTCCCAGCCCATATCATCCGCTTCACCTTCAACTAATCAGCCTTCCGAGAGTTCTTCCGAGTCTTCTCAAGCTTCTAGTCATTATCACAAggacttaaaaataaaagacatcGCAAATGTCGAGAGCCCGTTTCCCCAAGCCAATGTCACCACAACAGTCGgccatatttttaaattcaaaatatcaaaacaaTCTTTTGGTAGCAGCGTAAATCACTATGAG ATACGAAGCAGCGGGAACAATAACAAAGCATTGCCACACTGGCTATATTACGATGAAGCAACGACAACATTGATGGGTGTGCCGGCTAAAAAAGATGTAGGCCAGCATCACTTGTCCATAAAAGCTTATTACACTTACGGtgatattattaatagtttatTCACTATTAAAGTATTGCCGGAAAAGACCGATGAAGTTAAACACAAAGATGgcaaa actcACTGTCGAGAGTCGGAAGAACAAACACTCATGACTATTCTACTGGACgttaaatttgatgatttgAAACCGGTTAAAAAAGTTCATGCCATCGAAAAACTTGCAAGCAGTCTTGGATTACACGTC AGTGCATTTTCAATGCATGGTCGCAGTACAAAAGATGAAAGTGCATCGGAAGACTCACGAATAATTCTCACGGGTCCAGGTAACGTGAAACGTAGGAAAGAAAAACATTCGACGTCAATTCAATGGCAG GTCGGCTGCGACGGACATTTGTGGAAGCATCAAGCAGAActtttgaaacaaataaaGAAACAAGCGCGTGACAAGACTCTAGCTAAGACGATACAGCTTCCAGTTCTACTATGGCGCGTTAAGACTTATTCCAATGACCTGATTCGTAGCCGCCGTGAGGCTGGTTCTGGTGACTACGCCAGACACAATaatcgtaataataataataacaataataataatgacaatgacGATGATTACGACGACGAAAATTATGATTACGATGAATCCTATGACGAAGATCGTGATGATCGCGATGATCCTGAAGACAATGAACCGATTACTACTTTACCTCCAAGACCCATTTCAGGTTTTGAATCTCGTGAAGAATTACATCCGCACCGCCATCATCATGGTCAAGAAACTTCAATTAGTATCaaa GCTGAGGAAGAAATCGATGAACATGATATTATACCGGTTATCGATCGTAAATATTCAGAGTCTAGTCCATCGACATCAGCTCCGACAACTCAATCGACAACTAAACCG ACAACAATCGAGCAAACAACACCACTAAGTACAACCCCACAAGAAGAAACACCCACATCAACAACACCAAGTACAACAGTCAGTACAGTAACAGAGAAAACAGAACCAGAGGATGATGATATAGATACTACGGATATAAATGACattatcaatgaaaataatataaatttaaataataataataacaaacaaTCGACATTGGAAATTGAAACTGAAACCACAGTAGTACCTACGACATTCCTCACCACATTGCCCACGTCCTCAAGCACTATTTCAGCGTCTACGGATGAAATAAAAgccacaacaacaacaacaacaacaacaacaacaacaacatcaaGTACTAGCACATCACCATCACCATCAACAACAGTCGCTACTGTATTCGCTGTTAACGATACCATCGATGAG gaCTTTGAATTTACTGAAAATATAACCGAGTACCCTACGGTTATAACGGAATTAAATCCGTTGACTACTGAGACACTCGCCACAGAGACAACTGAGCTTCTCACTACCCCCACTCCTACAACAACGGCTCCGACTACTCCCACTCCTACTCCAGCTCCCAGTACCACCACTACCACCACCACAACTTGGATTCCTCCGACCACAATTACCTCCACCATCAGCACTACCTCAGCTTCAAGCACAACTTCTACCACTACAACGATGACTTCAACGACTTTAACAACTCCAACATTAGCCCCGACGGAAGAAATAGTTACAACTGAGAAAGTTGTGTATCGAGTTCGAAACTATCCCCCTCGACAAGATAGACGACTAGAGAAGATACGTGTTACTGCTGGTAAACCGTTGAGTTACTTTATACCAGCTAATACATTCAGTGATATTGAGGATGGTGACACTCGTAACTTGAGATTGAGTTTGTATCTCAAGGGAAGTCCGCTAAAAAGTACACACTGGCTACAATTTAATGAACAAACCCAAGAGATTTACGGATT ACCATTGGATGAACATGTATCGAGATGGGATTACGATCTTGTTGCCGCGGATCGTGAAGGTCTTAATGTATCAGATCGGCTTGATATTTATGTACAGCAGCATAAATTAACGCGATCAGTTAATCACGACTtcagtatttatttaagaattgATAAACGGTCTCGATTCCCTACGGCAATTGATTGGCAATTAAAG ATAATCAGAGGCCTTGCTCAACTCTATGGTGACAAGGATCCAAGCAGCATAACTGTCCGTACAATTCAAATCAGTGAAGACCAAGCCGTTTTTACTTGGACTAATGACACAATACCTCCAAGCTCCGAGTGTCCTAAAGAAGCCATAAATCGTCTGTACCACGTCCTAGTGGCTTCTAATGATGGAGACCCTAGTTCTATGCTTCAACATCATCTAGGTCCAGAGATCCGGGTCAAACGGGTCGCATTCCACGGGCACGGTCAATGTGAGCATTCATTTACACGAATTAGTCCCCAAGTACCAGAAGTTTCTACTCAAGAGCCCAAAGTTAATGATCCTCCGATGCCAAGAAATCAAGTTGATCATATTACCGCCCGAGTTGGCCAATTGCTGATCTACCGAGTACCTGAAGACACATTTTATGATCCCGAAGATGGGCCAACTCGTCATTTGCGACTCTCTTTACTCCATGGTGATCGTACACCAATAGCATCATATGAATGGTTGCAATTTGATGTAAATAATCAAGAATTTTATGGAGTTCCACTTAAAACAGATTCGAAACGTCGAGAATATCAGCTGATTGCGGTTGATAAAGAAGGTGCGACTGCTAATGACAATTTAGTGGTTGAGGTCAAGTCGGCGGACGTTTCGAAAGCAAGCGCTGaatttactattaaattaGGAGTTGATTATGACACATTTATTGGATCTGCAATGATGAAAAAGAACTTTATTCTTAGATTGAGAGATTTGTTTGGTGATAAAGATACGGATGCTATTTCATTGATGACAATAACACCAGTTGGGCATAAAAATACAATGATCACATGGAGGAATACAACTTTACCGGTTGCTTATTGTCCTAATAGTGAGATACAAAGGCTAAGTGAAGTCTTATTTGTTAAACCAGATAACAAAGAACTGACAAATAGAATTGAgagaattatgggaatggaATTCCCTGTTGATCAATTAACTTTGACACCGATGGGAATTTGTTTGGGCGAGTTTACGAGAGTTCACTCTCATGATGGAGGACTTGGTATTGATGATGAAGATGAACGAGGAGGAAGACGAGGCTCTGGAGCACGAGGCGGCGTGGATAATGATGACTATCTTATTACTTTTGTCTTGCCGGCTATAATTATTGCTGCGATGCTTGCGCTCGCGGGTATTATTGCTTGTATACTGTACAGAAGGAAGAGAAGTGGGAAGATGAGTGTCAGTGAACACGCGGACGAAAGACAGAGCTTTAGAAGTAAAGGAATCCCGGTTATTTTCCAGGATGAGTTGGAAGAAAAACCTGAACcag GTGATAAAGCACCAGTGATattaaaagaagaaaaacCGCCGCTACCACCACCGGAGTATTTGCGCTCAGAAGACGGCGCGGACCAGCCAATGCTATCACAAGAAAACTCAGAAGAACCATATCAACCTCCGCCGCCATTCGCTCGCACATCTGACAACACGCGTCAAAATCGCCCGAAACCAACGCCGACTTACAGAAAACCACCTCCGTACGTACCACCCTAA